Proteins encoded by one window of Amaranthus tricolor cultivar Red isolate AtriRed21 chromosome 4, ASM2621246v1, whole genome shotgun sequence:
- the LOC130811447 gene encoding auxin-binding protein ABP19b-like: MALTKILLIFSLLVSLSSAFSTNILDFCVADYNFPVTPAGYPCKNPANLTVDDFVFSGLGVPGNTSNVFKLGVNLAFDFSFPALNGLGIGIGRLDIGVGGVVPLHSHRATEILLLMEGSILTGFIGSDNTAYYKTLNKGDIMVFPASLLHFQVNVGSVPAVAFSSLNSANPGFENVVTSLGGNDLPTEVIKRMSLLDASQIRKLKKLFGGSN; this comes from the coding sequence atggcCCTCACGAAAATTCTattaattttctctcttcttgtTTCCCTCAGTTCGGCATTCAGCACTAATATCCTTGATTTTTGTGTCGCAGATTATAATTTTCCTGTAACACCCGCAGGATATCCTTGTAAAAATCCTGCTAACCTTACAGTGGATGACTTTGTTTTCTCTGGTTTGGGTGTCCCCGGCAATACATCGAACGTATTTAAACTTGGCGTAAATCTAGCATTTGATTTCTCATTCCCAGCTTTAAATGGCCTAGGAATAGGCATAGGGAGGTTAGATATCGGTGTAGGTGGAGTTGTTCCATTACATTCACATAGAGCGActgaaatattattattgatggAAGGCTCAATATTAACTGGTTTTATTGGATCAGATAACACTGCATACTATAAAACATTAAACAAAGGTGATATAATGGTATTCCCTGCTAGTTTGCTACATTTTCAGGTAAATGTGGGAAGTGTTCCTGCAGTTGCTTTTTCAAGTTTAAACAGTGCGAATCCTGGGTTCGAAAATGTTGTAACTTCTTTAGGAGGAAATGATCTTCCCACTGAAGTTATTAAAAGGATGAGTTTGTTAGATGCTTCTCAAATCCGCAAATTGAAGAAACTCTTTGGTGGCTCTAATTAA